The segment CTCAAAATCTAGTCGATCGTATTCATGGACAATTACATCTCGCATTCCTGCCATTTCGCGCCAAGGTATTTGTGGATATTTCTGACGTACCTCCTGAGATAGTCGTTTAGTTGCTTCACCAATAATGGTAATTTGATACAATATAGCAGATAATTTTTCATCATTGTTTTCCAATTCAGATCGACTGACCCCATTGGTATAACGTAAAATCCGTTGAATG is part of the Roseofilum capinflatum BLCC-M114 genome and harbors:
- a CDS encoding HepT-like ribonuclease domain-containing protein produces the protein MPRDRESLIDIINAIQRILRYTNGVSRSELENNDEKLSAILYQITIIGEATKRLSQEVRQKYPQIPWREMAGMRDVIVHEYDRLDFEIIWDIVANRLTDLLTMLENLI